A window from Macaca thibetana thibetana isolate TM-01 chromosome 7, ASM2454274v1, whole genome shotgun sequence encodes these proteins:
- the MFGE8 gene encoding lactadherin, which translates to MPRPCLLAALCGALLCAPSLLVALDICSKNPCHNGGLCKEISQEVRGDVFPSYTCTCLEGYAGSHCEMKCVEPLGMENGNIANSQITASSVRVTFLGLQHWVPELARLNRAGMVNAWTPSSNDDNPWIQVNLLRRMWVTGVVTQGASRLASHEYLKAFKVAYSLNGHEFNFIHDVNEKHKEFAGNWNKNAVHVNLFETPVEAQYVRLYPTSCHTACTLRFELLGCELDGCFNPLGLKNNSIPDKQITASSSYKTWGLHLFSWNPSYARLDKQGNFNAWVAGSYSNDQWLQVDLGSPKEVTGIITQGARNFGSVQFVASYKVAYSNDSANWTEYQDPRTGSSKIFPGNWDNHSHKKNLFETPILARYVRVLPVAWHNRIALRLELLGC; encoded by the exons ATGCCGCGCCCCTGCCTGCTGGCCGCGCTGTGCGGAGCCCTGCTCTGCGCCCCCAGCCTCCTCGTCGCCCTGG ATATCTGTTCCAAAAACCCCTGCCACAATGGTGGTTTATGCAAGGAGATTTCCCAAGAAGTGCGAGGGGACGTCTTCCCCTCATACACCTGTACGTGCCTTGAGGGCTACGCGGGCAGCCACTGTGAGATGA aGTGTGTCGAGCCGCTGGGCATGGAGAATGGGAACATTGCCAACTCACAGATCACCGCCTCATCTGTGCGTGTGACCTTCTTGGGTTTGCAGCATTGGGTCCCGGAGCTGGCCCGCCTGAACCGCGCAGGCATGGTCAATGCCTGGACACCCAGCAGCAATGATGATAACCCCTGGATCCAG gtgaaCCTGCTGCGGAGGATGTGGGTAACAGGTGTGGTGACGCAGGGTGCTAGCCGCTTGGCTAGTCATGAGTACCTGAAGGCCTTCAAGGTGGCCTACAGCCTTAATGGACATGAATTCAATTTCATCCATGATGTTAATGAAAAACACAAG GAGTTTGCGGGTAACTGGAACAAAAATGCGGTGCATGTCAACCTGTTTGAGACCCCTGTGGAGGCTCAGTATGTGAGGTTGTACCCCACGAGCTGCCACACGGCCTGTACTCTGCGCTTTGAGCTACTGGGCTGTGAGTTGGACG GATGCTTCAATCCCCTGGGCCTGAAGAATAACAGCATCCCTGACAAGCAGATCACGGCCTCCAGCAGCTACAAGACCTGGGGCTTGCATCTCTTCAGCTGGAACCCCTCCTACGCACGGCTGGACAAGCAGGGCAACTTCAACGCCTGGGTTGCAGGGAGCTACAGTAACGATCAGTGGCTGCAG GTGGACCTGGGCTCCCCGAAGGAGGTGACAGGCATCATCACCCAGGGGGCCCGTAACTTTGGCTCCGTCCAGTTTGTGGCATCCTACAAGGTGGCCTACAGTAATGACAGTGCGAACTGGACTGAGTACCAGGACCCCAGGACTGGCAGCAGCAAG ATCTTCCCTGGCAACTGGGACAACCATTCCCACAAGAAGAACTTGTTTGAGACGCCCATCCTGGCTCGCTATGTGCGTGTCCTGCCTGTAGCCTGGCACAACCGCATCGCCCTGCGCCTGGAGCTGCTGGGCTGTTAG